A region of Curvibacter sp. AEP1-3 DNA encodes the following proteins:
- a CDS encoding DUF2958 domain-containing protein — MEFDGIDTFYGFVNGDFPELGSFCLSALMEARGMVGCAIERDLYFQDTPLQVIQQRAETRYF; from the coding sequence ATCGAGTTCGACGGCATCGACACGTTCTATGGTTTTGTGAACGGGGACTTTCCCGAGCTGGGTTCCTTTTGCCTGAGTGCGCTCATGGAAGCGCGTGGCATGGTTGGGTGCGCAATTGAGCGTGACTTGTACTTCCAAGACACACCGCTTCAGGTCATCCAGCAAAGGGCTGAAACGCGGTATTTCTGA
- a CDS encoding addiction module antitoxin produces MHKRMTITLDEVVYDGLYRTIGKRRMSQFIEDLLRPHVLDTSLDDGYRAMAADAARETEAQEWCNALAKDMHSEAR; encoded by the coding sequence ATGCACAAAAGAATGACCATCACACTGGACGAAGTGGTGTATGACGGCCTGTACCGCACCATCGGCAAACGCCGCATGAGCCAGTTCATTGAGGACTTGCTGCGCCCGCACGTCCTGGACACATCGCTGGATGATGGCTACCGTGCCATGGCTGCGGATGCCGCTCGTGAGACTGAAGCGCAAGAGTGGTGCAACGCACTGGCCAAGGACATGCACAGCGAAGCGCGGTAA
- a CDS encoding Lcl C-terminal domain-containing protein codes for MKTTIKQWLLAMTCALGACLPLSSQAEPYFTNREGNLIWDKATNLVWQRCSVGQTWDGKTCASEAKMFTLDEAQKQAGNGWRVPTIRELASLIYCSSGQTREKNDPKDGGPAIAKGCDDDYSSPTINTKAFLAVSDSDFWASSPYVGDSYFGWVVDFLNGRVDNRNRDIDKRVRLVRASQLSGSEAASAFSIKIPDAREGVIAEMKNLLARGPQALYMLAGQAQRGKNAEINGKTYSAAKLYELIIQYFPQSEFAVKASDQLTAVDRTERQTNAVRDAAAAQRDAAAAQRDADRNASNRSLCFSEVRRCEARCREWGGISENSCIRECQRSCD; via the coding sequence ATGAAAACAACCATTAAACAATGGCTATTGGCTATGACGTGTGCGCTGGGTGCGTGTTTGCCGCTTTCTAGCCAAGCCGAGCCGTATTTCACCAATAGGGAAGGCAACCTGATTTGGGACAAAGCCACTAATTTGGTGTGGCAGCGCTGCAGCGTAGGGCAGACGTGGGATGGTAAAACCTGTGCTAGTGAAGCTAAGATGTTCACGTTGGATGAAGCGCAAAAGCAGGCCGGGAATGGCTGGCGTGTGCCTACTATTCGTGAACTGGCGAGTTTGATTTATTGCAGTAGCGGACAGACCAGAGAAAAAAATGACCCAAAAGACGGTGGCCCAGCCATTGCCAAGGGGTGCGATGATGACTATTCCAGTCCAACCATCAACACTAAAGCATTTCTTGCTGTGTCAGATAGTGATTTTTGGGCGTCCTCGCCGTATGTGGGCGATTCATACTTTGGCTGGGTCGTCGATTTTCTCAATGGCCGGGTCGACAACCGCAACCGCGACATCGACAAGCGCGTTCGGTTGGTTCGTGCCAGTCAGTTATCGGGCAGCGAAGCTGCTTCGGCGTTTTCCATCAAGATCCCTGATGCCCGAGAAGGGGTTATTGCGGAGATGAAAAACCTGCTTGCCAGAGGTCCGCAGGCTTTGTACATGCTCGCGGGCCAAGCCCAGCGCGGCAAGAATGCTGAGATCAACGGCAAAACTTACAGCGCAGCCAAGTTGTATGAGCTGATCATTCAGTACTTCCCGCAAAGCGAATTTGCTGTCAAGGCCTCCGACCAGCTCACCGCCGTGGACAGAACCGAACGGCAAACCAATGCGGTGCGGGACGCCGCTGCTGCGCAGCGGGACGCCGCTGCTGCGCAGCGCGATGCCGACCGCAATGCCAGCAACCGCTCGCTTTGTTTTTCGGAGGTGCGCAGATGCGAAGCAAGATGCCGAGAATGGGGTGGCATTAGCGAGAACTCTTGCATTCGAGAATGCCAGCGCAGCTGCGACTGA
- a CDS encoding HD domain-containing protein, translated as MQGIPPVQNPVSLSGTDAWLSAWIFAAETHAKQTMPGSERPYLQHLGHVAMEILVAHQHQALPDLNLAMMCAVLHDSIEDQGVSHDLLARKFGQAVANGVLALSKRDDLPKAEAMADSLARIRLQPPSVWCVKLADRISNLSSPPPPHWSGEKAGLYAREGETILLALGDAHAYLAERLRQKSDRYPLTLPL; from the coding sequence ATGCAAGGCATACCCCCCGTGCAAAACCCAGTAAGCTTGAGTGGCACTGATGCGTGGCTGTCCGCTTGGATTTTTGCCGCTGAAACGCACGCCAAGCAAACCATGCCGGGGAGCGAACGTCCTTATTTGCAGCATCTGGGGCATGTGGCTATGGAAATTTTGGTGGCGCATCAGCACCAAGCCCTGCCAGACTTGAATCTGGCCATGATGTGCGCGGTTTTGCATGACTCTATAGAAGACCAGGGTGTGAGTCACGACTTGCTGGCACGAAAATTTGGCCAAGCTGTTGCCAATGGTGTTTTGGCTTTAAGCAAACGTGATGATTTGCCAAAAGCCGAGGCCATGGCCGACAGTTTGGCGCGTATTCGCTTGCAGCCGCCTTCGGTGTGGTGCGTCAAGCTGGCCGACCGCATCAGCAACCTCTCCAGCCCACCGCCCCCACACTGGTCAGGCGAAAAAGCGGGCCTGTATGCCCGTGAAGGTGAAACCATACTGTTGGCACTTGGGGATGCCCACGCCTACTTGGCCGAGCGGCTCAGACAGAAAAGCGATCGCTATCCCCTTACTCTTCCCCTCTGA
- a CDS encoding Lcl C-terminal domain-containing protein: MFSRTSSSTLSRLGLSLMAVWVLSACSKPGPTVVMDGNEWMRCALGQTWEENTCTGKAQTFTFDEALATAKRLNAEGGVYGKTDWRVPTVRQLASLLVCSTGFEKTKTEIEDGAPAVASGCNGGSDSPTIDAKKFPNAHAVFWSSSPYVRDSRAAWAVSFGYGGVDYSGLSFDYQVRLVRASQ; encoded by the coding sequence ATGTTTTCAAGGACTTCAAGCTCAACATTGAGTCGTCTTGGTTTGAGCCTGATGGCCGTCTGGGTGTTGTCGGCTTGCTCAAAACCTGGGCCAACGGTGGTGATGGATGGCAATGAATGGATGCGTTGCGCCTTGGGGCAAACATGGGAAGAAAACACCTGCACAGGCAAAGCTCAGACCTTCACTTTTGATGAAGCCCTGGCTACGGCGAAGAGGTTAAATGCCGAGGGCGGCGTCTACGGCAAAACCGATTGGCGTGTGCCTACTGTCCGCCAGTTGGCCAGCTTGCTGGTGTGCAGCACCGGGTTTGAAAAAACAAAGACAGAAATTGAAGATGGCGCTCCAGCGGTTGCGAGTGGCTGCAACGGCGGCTCCGACAGCCCAACGATAGATGCCAAGAAATTTCCGAATGCGCATGCCGTTTTTTGGTCATCATCGCCTTATGTGCGAGATTCGCGTGCTGCTTGGGCTGTCAGTTTCGGCTATGGCGGCGTCGATTACAGCGGCCTAAGCTTCGATTACCAGGTTCGTTTGGTGCGTGCCAGCCAGTGA
- a CDS encoding type II toxin-antitoxin system PemK/MazF family toxin produces MKRGEVWWVEFDPAVGSEIRKTRPAVIVSNDAANRNLSRVVVVPLTSNTGRQYPGEAVVSVDGQSSKAMADQIMAADKARLKSQFGTVNKADIQAVEDAIRVHLGLAK; encoded by the coding sequence GTGAAGCGCGGTGAAGTGTGGTGGGTTGAGTTTGACCCGGCTGTCGGCTCTGAAATTCGCAAGACCCGCCCTGCCGTCATTGTGAGCAACGATGCGGCCAATAGAAACCTGTCCCGTGTGGTGGTCGTGCCTTTGACCAGCAACACGGGCCGTCAGTACCCCGGTGAAGCGGTCGTGTCGGTCGATGGCCAAAGCAGCAAGGCGATGGCAGACCAAATCATGGCTGCGGACAAAGCTCGCCTCAAAAGCCAATTCGGCACGGTCAACAAAGCCGATATTCAGGCGGTGGAGGACGCCATTCGCGTCCACCTGGGCTTGGCCAAATAG
- a CDS encoding tyrosine-type recombinase/integrase, translating to MKSNAGRPRVPLRTMIALLYLKHAFNESDESVVQRWSETPVWQYFGGWAYFDQTLPCDSTTLVTPDGVYKLLREYAALAKIDIEGLGPHSLRATAATNALDHEADIAKVQEWLGHANIATTRIYDRRRMRPEDSPTFKVSYLHRHYLAKPRWTRMASSTA from the coding sequence GTGAAGTCCAACGCCGGACGCCCGCGCGTACCGCTGCGCACAATGATTGCGCTGCTGTACTTGAAGCACGCCTTCAATGAAAGCGACGAGAGCGTGGTGCAACGCTGGTCGGAAACTCCGGTATGGCAATACTTTGGTGGCTGGGCGTACTTTGATCAGACCTTGCCGTGTGACTCCACCACACTGGTCACCCCGGACGGGGTTTATAAGCTGCTGCGCGAATATGCAGCCCTGGCCAAGATCGACATCGAGGGGCTAGGGCCGCACAGCCTTCGCGCCACCGCTGCAACCAATGCACTCGACCATGAGGCCGACATCGCCAAGGTGCAGGAGTGGCTAGGCCATGCCAACATCGCCACCACCCGCATCTATGACCGCAGACGAATGCGGCCAGAGGATTCGCCTACCTTCAAGGTTTCGTACTTACACCGGCACTATTTGGCCAAGCCCAGGTGGACGCGAATGGCGTCCTCCACCGCCTGA
- a CDS encoding Crp/Fnr family transcriptional regulator — MQDTGTFVGGYAYQKLRSLGCTEATAASYATKTSIKSFESGEIIWRKGQTISHWCTIINGLVSCSLIDEEKRDIHVALFNENAWFGEHAILSEKPSFANYRCLVSVDTLQIEAGCIREMLSTELAFATKLAKVLAWRMQRTSEMLMLFRMGNPALRSVIGISQFAEALAYDSDRPSAMEIGSKVSISINQSVLASLCGVSRSRFSSVLHSLENKGWLRLEYGTIEILNLPAWHSFAASKRSLHFINYDPTIDELLDELNVCLFRLRSLA; from the coding sequence ATGCAAGACACAGGAACGTTTGTAGGCGGATATGCCTACCAAAAATTACGGTCACTGGGATGTACTGAAGCTACGGCCGCATCCTATGCAACCAAGACATCCATTAAGTCATTTGAGTCGGGGGAAATAATTTGGAGGAAGGGGCAGACAATATCGCATTGGTGCACGATCATTAATGGACTTGTATCTTGCTCTCTCATTGATGAAGAAAAAAGAGATATCCACGTCGCGCTTTTCAATGAAAACGCATGGTTTGGCGAGCACGCGATATTGTCTGAAAAGCCGAGTTTTGCGAATTATCGCTGCCTGGTTTCTGTAGATACGCTGCAGATTGAGGCCGGCTGCATACGTGAGATGCTGAGTACAGAACTTGCATTTGCAACCAAACTCGCAAAAGTGCTGGCGTGGCGGATGCAACGCACCTCAGAAATGCTGATGCTATTCCGGATGGGAAATCCGGCATTACGTTCTGTCATTGGTATCAGCCAATTTGCCGAAGCTCTGGCCTACGACTCTGACAGACCATCCGCCATGGAAATAGGCTCCAAAGTATCCATATCCATCAATCAATCTGTTTTGGCCTCACTTTGCGGGGTGTCTCGAAGTCGGTTTTCGAGCGTCCTACACTCTTTAGAAAACAAAGGTTGGCTGCGTTTGGAGTACGGAACGATTGAGATTTTGAATCTACCCGCTTGGCATTCATTTGCAGCCTCAAAGAGGTCTTTGCACTTTATCAATTACGATCCCACGATCGATGAATTACTCGACGAGCTAAATGTATGCCTGTTTCGTCTAAGGAGCCTCGCCTGA
- a CDS encoding tyrosine-type recombinase/integrase, which yields MSTSHVVPRWVDYGVSPPQWLPQDPSAAALYLTETLGHPVFETWTWQRLVQVFGALPDAKRSKPKVCSLLIEVAQVTEVWHQGKLQTLTSEQAPDVAQVVLSLLKSQKKRFRQVPTGQSKVVDAEASASFGPNVAPGLVPWLQRTGGLYNPHPQTNTLGVEDDYAALSLFLRERAARSKHTWRAYLSELEGLVRWCTTHGLGPLSDLTRADLLRYQVHLRGPKDGGIGKGDTSQARALAVVASLFRYWHSTGYLLGNPAAGLTTGARAQAGFTPTRFVPTNLLQQCDTWVVQSVAVSPDVQRWRRAAIWILFRYSGARLAELAWNAEAKLPRLDMDSHGDAVLTVIGKGGKERCIPLPAMGNAVLAGYRQARGLSASPAHLEQVPLIHGDKGGALGARGLYDEIRMVLQSVARAIQETDPAGATLLREVSPHWLRHAYARTLVVDKRVPLPAAQALLGHATVQTTAAYAKTDLRQLREFVEIGFSPRAAQKSSM from the coding sequence ATGTCCACCTCCCATGTAGTCCCCCGCTGGGTGGATTACGGCGTATCGCCGCCCCAGTGGTTGCCACAAGATCCTTCCGCCGCGGCCTTGTACCTGACCGAAACTTTGGGCCATCCCGTATTTGAGACTTGGACCTGGCAGCGCCTGGTACAGGTCTTTGGAGCTTTGCCCGACGCCAAACGAAGCAAGCCCAAGGTGTGCAGCCTGCTGATCGAGGTCGCGCAGGTCACCGAGGTCTGGCATCAAGGCAAATTGCAGACGCTGACGTCGGAGCAGGCCCCTGATGTGGCGCAGGTTGTTCTCTCGCTGCTCAAAAGCCAGAAGAAACGGTTCCGGCAAGTACCGACCGGGCAGAGCAAGGTTGTGGATGCAGAAGCGTCAGCGTCTTTCGGGCCTAACGTGGCACCCGGTTTGGTCCCTTGGCTGCAGCGCACGGGAGGCCTGTACAACCCCCATCCTCAGACCAACACGCTGGGGGTGGAGGACGATTACGCGGCGCTCTCCCTGTTTTTGCGCGAGCGCGCAGCACGCTCTAAACACACTTGGCGTGCTTACTTGTCGGAACTGGAAGGGTTGGTGCGCTGGTGCACCACGCATGGCCTTGGGCCTCTATCCGACTTGACTCGCGCAGACTTGCTGCGTTATCAGGTCCATTTGCGTGGCCCCAAAGACGGGGGGATTGGAAAGGGGGACACGTCGCAAGCGCGTGCATTGGCCGTGGTAGCCAGTTTGTTTCGCTATTGGCACAGCACTGGGTACTTGTTAGGTAACCCGGCAGCCGGATTGACGACAGGTGCGCGTGCCCAGGCTGGCTTTACCCCCACGCGGTTTGTACCAACAAACCTTTTGCAGCAGTGTGATACCTGGGTGGTGCAAAGTGTGGCGGTCAGTCCGGACGTGCAACGTTGGCGGCGGGCGGCCATTTGGATTTTGTTCCGCTATAGCGGAGCGCGTTTGGCCGAGTTGGCCTGGAATGCCGAGGCGAAACTGCCGCGACTGGACATGGATAGCCATGGTGATGCCGTCCTGACGGTGATAGGTAAAGGTGGGAAGGAACGTTGCATCCCTTTACCGGCCATGGGCAATGCCGTATTGGCGGGGTATCGACAAGCACGCGGACTGTCGGCATCACCTGCTCACCTGGAGCAAGTGCCACTGATCCATGGCGACAAGGGTGGTGCGCTGGGGGCCCGCGGGCTGTATGACGAAATCCGCATGGTGTTGCAATCCGTAGCCCGCGCAATACAGGAGACAGACCCCGCCGGGGCTACCCTTTTGCGGGAGGTCTCACCCCACTGGCTGCGCCACGCCTATGCCAGAACATTGGTGGTCGACAAACGGGTGCCACTGCCGGCGGCGCAGGCTTTGCTTGGCCACGCCACGGTGCAAACGACGGCTGCCTATGCAAAAACCGATTTACGGCAATTGCGGGAGTTTGTGGAAATCGGTTTCAGCCCCCGCGCTGCCCAAAAAAGTAGCATGTAA
- a CDS encoding DNA-binding protein — protein sequence MARPTIATSTDVRAAVLALLRDAGASESPSGQTFRRVVSVRKVRAYLGGGNPSTIGREINAAEAELVRDGAPLPALAELPADIAVLMTQLWQAAVGVQLDEVLALKTQAQGVADAARSALTEAQLRCEVLMQELVELRAGISERDARLAQALAKQATHETQITALTAELEVSRARAENLGAELAAKEASASAAIASARDRYDGLARQLMLETEQQRQATQLENGRLAGQLKFAEKREATQLARIAHVENELQEVRAQKDQAVGEISALKYVNTALRAQVDGFLSALPKSQANGAPPVANLAKARKRVTKSGQNVASTKRTKPESLL from the coding sequence ATGGCCCGCCCCACTATTGCTACCAGCACTGATGTGCGCGCCGCAGTCCTGGCCCTTCTGCGCGATGCGGGGGCAAGCGAATCCCCTTCCGGGCAAACCTTTCGCCGTGTGGTTTCCGTACGTAAGGTGCGCGCCTACCTGGGCGGCGGTAATCCATCCACGATCGGACGCGAAATCAATGCTGCAGAGGCCGAACTGGTGCGGGATGGCGCGCCATTGCCTGCTCTTGCAGAGCTTCCTGCCGACATCGCGGTCCTGATGACACAACTGTGGCAAGCCGCCGTTGGCGTCCAGCTGGATGAAGTGCTCGCGCTCAAGACGCAGGCTCAGGGTGTGGCTGATGCAGCCCGCTCCGCCCTAACAGAAGCGCAACTGCGGTGCGAAGTCCTGATGCAGGAGCTGGTGGAGTTGCGCGCCGGTATTTCAGAGCGGGATGCACGGCTCGCTCAAGCGCTGGCCAAGCAGGCAACACATGAAACACAGATCACTGCGCTCACAGCGGAGTTGGAAGTATCCCGCGCACGCGCGGAAAACCTTGGTGCAGAGTTGGCGGCCAAGGAGGCATCGGCCTCCGCAGCCATTGCATCCGCGCGTGACCGCTACGATGGTTTGGCCAGGCAGTTGATGCTGGAAACCGAGCAGCAGCGTCAGGCTACCCAGCTTGAAAATGGCCGCTTGGCCGGTCAGCTCAAATTTGCCGAAAAACGCGAGGCCACTCAATTGGCTCGGATCGCCCATGTGGAGAATGAACTCCAGGAAGTCCGGGCCCAGAAAGACCAAGCGGTGGGCGAAATATCAGCTTTGAAGTACGTCAACACGGCATTACGTGCCCAAGTGGATGGTTTTCTGAGCGCATTGCCCAAATCCCAAGCCAACGGGGCACCCCCAGTCGCCAATCTGGCCAAAGCTCGAAAGCGTGTGACCAAGTCCGGCCAAAACGTTGCGTCTACCAAACGCACTAAGCCCGAGTCCTTGTTGTGA
- a CDS encoding HNH endonuclease — protein sequence MRHDVLRLDTYGHPQEWITMEEACTYYARDAVAWTIGDTFISMRGGTNAMTGKLSQIDIHPILATRGASKVSMFDCIPTLTNRKLFLRDRHTCVICGNKFHYDQLTREHIKPKSRGGKDEWNNVAAACKRCNGAKGNSLCSELGLSLLYLPYTPSIYEDLILSSRNIRADVHSFLAARLPKGSRLL from the coding sequence ATGCGACACGATGTTTTACGTTTGGACACTTACGGACATCCTCAAGAGTGGATAACTATGGAAGAGGCTTGCACCTACTATGCCCGGGACGCTGTCGCCTGGACAATAGGTGATACCTTCATTTCAATGAGAGGCGGTACGAACGCGATGACTGGGAAACTGTCCCAGATTGACATCCACCCCATTCTCGCTACGCGCGGCGCATCAAAGGTCAGTATGTTTGACTGCATACCCACACTGACAAACAGGAAGCTTTTTCTAAGAGACCGCCACACGTGCGTAATTTGCGGAAACAAGTTTCATTACGACCAACTCACCAGGGAGCACATCAAACCAAAGTCACGGGGAGGCAAGGACGAATGGAACAATGTCGCTGCAGCATGCAAGAGATGCAATGGCGCCAAAGGAAATTCGCTTTGTTCGGAGCTTGGATTGTCTCTCTTGTATCTGCCGTATACCCCGTCTATTTATGAGGATCTGATCTTGTCCAGCAGGAATATCCGTGCCGACGTTCACTCATTTCTTGCCGCCCGATTGCCTAAAGGCTCACGACTTCTGTAG
- a CDS encoding methylglyoxal synthase: MSTSPAQRPATRTPSERPRIALIAHDRKKDTMVALAREFAPYLKTCTLMATGTTGGRLVDEVGLHVERMLSGPWGGDLQIGARLAVGEVDAVIFLRDPMTPQPHEPDINALVRACDVHDVPCATNLSSARLVLAQLLLKA; encoded by the coding sequence ATGAGTACCAGCCCTGCCCAAAGACCCGCTACCCGCACCCCGTCTGAGCGCCCGCGCATCGCCCTGATTGCGCACGACCGCAAAAAAGACACCATGGTGGCGCTCGCCCGCGAGTTCGCCCCTTACCTGAAAACTTGCACCCTGATGGCCACAGGCACCACGGGCGGCCGCTTGGTCGATGAGGTGGGCCTGCATGTGGAGCGCATGCTCAGCGGCCCCTGGGGCGGCGACTTGCAGATTGGCGCGCGCCTGGCGGTGGGCGAGGTGGACGCGGTGATCTTCCTGCGCGACCCCATGACGCCCCAGCCGCACGAGCCCGACATCAACGCCCTGGTGCGCGCCTGCGATGTGCACGATGTGCCCTGTGCCACCAACCTGTCCAGCGCACGCCTGGTGCTCGCGCAGTTGCTCCTGAAAGCATAG